The genomic region TACTTAGAATCATTGAAATGCAGCAGGACTTTGTAAGATGGGAACACAACTGCCAGAGAGGAGTTATACATTAGCAGACTGTGAGGGAAGCAGTGTGATGGTTCATCACAGCAGAATGTAGGAGGATTTCTAGCCCCCTCAGAGACAAAGGTGCACGTTATACTGGGTAAGTTTCCCTGTCTATGGTATGTATGGTGTGCTATTGATGATCAGCACTCATCCATTTGAATTTGCATGCTTCTGTTATATACTTACATATGTCTACATATATGAATTCATACATATGTTATCCATTCATTAACAGCAATTTCAGATAGAAATAATAGCCATGTTGTGGAGTTAAAGGATGCAGGGGAAATGTTTCTTGAAACTGGTAATGTCTTCAACATTTCCGAGATGagaagcattctctctctctctctctctctctctctctctctctctctctctctctctctctctctctctcattctagATTTCACAAGGAACAAGGACTCAGAGCTAAATGTTGGGGAATTGCACTAGTGCCACTGGGTTTTATCTTGTTGTTTTCCCTGGCTCTGAAAAGCTGCGCCACATCCTTTTTTGCTACCTTCTGCTTCTTCTACTTAGTGTCCCTAGTAGGGAACACAGTCATCTTCCTGATCGTCTGTGTTGATAAACGCCTGCAATTCCCCATGTGTTTCTTCCTGGTTCACCTCTCTACCCCGGAGATCCTGCTCACAACCATTATTGTTCCCGTGATGCTTTGGGGGCTGCTGCTCTCCGGCATGGAGGCAATATCTGTGGCTGAATGTGTTGTACAACTCTTTCCGCAACTTGCCCAGAGGACCACGGAGTTTTCCTTGCTCGGAGCGATAGCTGTGGACCGTTATGTGGCTGTCTGCCACCCTTTGAGGTACAACATCATCATGAGCAGCCGAACCTGCAGCGCCGTGGTAACTGTGTCATGGTTATTTGGGTTCCTTTATCGAATCTGGCCAGTTAATGCCACATTTCACCTTACCTACCGCAAATCAAACGTGGTAGACAATTTCTTCTGTGACCGAGAGCAGTTGCTCAAATTACCCTGCAATAACACTATTTTCCTAGAGTTTATCCTCTTTTTaatggctgtttttgttttctttggttctcGGTATCTACCATTGTCTCCTACACCTACATCATCTCCACCATCCTCAAAATTCCCTCAGCCTCTGGCCGGAGGAAAGCCTTTTCTACCTGTGCCTCCCACTTCACCTGTATTGTGATTGGCTACCGCTGCTGCTTGTTCCTGTATGTGAAAACCCAAGCAAACTCAGGCATCTGATTACAACAGAGTGGTTTCCGTGATGATTTCCATCGTAACTCCGTTCCTCAACCCTTTCATCTTCACGCTCCGTAATGACAAAGTCATAGCAGCCCTCCGGGATGGAGGGGAACGCTGCTACCAGTTATTCAAGAGTTAGCCCCGCCCTGAGGCCTTTTTTTCTGGCTAAACACACACTGAGATTGCTAGAGTAATCCGAGAACAGCTCTGAGTGGCATCATAATCACTATCATGATCAAATCATCTGTGTTCAGAGGCTTTAAGGTGTGACTGTATTTTTTTCATCAGACTCTTTTCCTCTCGGGTCCTCTCTCttccctacccatccaactttgtgtttttttttctctctttaaaacaaaacaaaaaaacaaacccccaaattAAAGTTCCATTAAACCCAGTGGGCCGTAGTTGTGGTGGTCATCTGCTCCCAAGCATGGGACCTGCTGCAGAGAGTGGTTGATACACCGAGTGTCACTCCATTGTAGAGAAtccattttccctctcccagaagctGTTAATTGCAAATGGCTTCTTGGGTAGGATTGGGAGTTTGTGCTCACTTCCCCTCCTTCAcaactgggatttttttttcaggcttgCACTTGGATAGGTCTTATGCCTACTGTTGCAGTACCTGTGGGTTCATCTGTGTATCTGCCCTGCTTTTGATGGGACATTTCAAAACCATTGTCACTACATGCAAGGGAACACAGTAAAGAAACTGTTGCGATGACTGTTTCCTTATTAGGGGGATTTTTATTATGAATAAGAAAATATCTAGAGACATCTTGAAGAGTCCAgagcacagagaaaagagaacagactGGATATGACCAGGGCTAGTGGAGCCAGGGGAACACAGTGGAGACAGCAAGAGACAGAGAATAGAGCATAACAAGAGAGAATAGTGAGGCTAGCAAGAGAGCAAGAGATAGTCTGAGGATGTATGTTTGGTGTGAATAAACCATGTGGCTATGAGGAGGCAGAGTAGCTCAGGAGAGGAAAGGGCCAGGAGACTTTGAAATGTACAGGACGTACTTGAGAATAGAGACTGAGGGGACCTGGTGGCCAGCATGGGCTCCACAGACAGCCCCAGGTAGCCATGCGCTCCTTCTGCAAGAGGTAAAGACTAATGGCTTCTTTCGGCAGATGGGAATGGTGGTGTTGCAGAATGTTATTTCCAGGTGTGTCGCTTCCGTTTatgttgcatctgtttaactctgtgaagctgtgattctttgcctgtccaAAACATCTTGGtgctctaataaagagctgaccagCTAGtagcaaggcagaagcaaggataggcagggctggcagacagagagtatAAGTAGAAGGAGAAACGAAGAAAAGAGgagcaaaagaacaaggagaggaggacgtcaggggccagccatccagtcagcccacagagtaagaaggaaagtaagatacagagaagtaagaaaaggaaatagctcagaggcaaaaggtagttgggataatttaagttaagaagaGCTGGCAAGGAACAAACCAAACTAAGAACGGgcttttataagtaataatacGTCTCCATGCATGATTTATTGGGGAGCTGAATAACAgtcccccaaaagagcaaaggaGCAATGGAACTAAGAGGAAATAACCACGACATTTTGGCGTACCGACGTCGGGCTGTATTTCCACgtagagcctgagaaagcttaaaaaaaaaaagatatgcttCCTTGAAGAAACCCTGTCGCAAGCAGAGCACTTAAACAGCATTTTCCAGGATGACTAGAAAcaaaaactaagtaaaaaaaaaaaatccctgccaCAGGCAGGTATCGGCATTCTAGAGCTCTGGGGGATAGAATGTAGTTGCTGATCACACACCTCTGACCCTGGTAAGCTTTGGGGTTGGCTCTCACGACTGACCTGAGAGTGCACTGAGCCGGCCTATAGAGCCCCCAGGGAATCCAGGTGCTGAACAGTCTAAAGTTTGcttgtgccaaaaaaaaaaaaaaaaaaaagataggcagTAAGAGAGGT from Microtus pennsylvanicus isolate mMicPen1 chromosome 19, mMicPen1.hap1, whole genome shotgun sequence harbors:
- the Or9a4 gene encoding LOW QUALITY PROTEIN: olfactory receptor 9A4 (The sequence of the model RefSeq protein was modified relative to this genomic sequence to represent the inferred CDS: inserted 1 base in 1 codon; deleted 2 bases in 2 codons), with amino-acid sequence MLGNCTSATGFYLVVFPGSEKLRHILFATFCFFYLVSLVGNTVIFLIVCVDKRLQFPMCFFLVHLSTPEILLTTIIVPVMLWGLLLSGMEAISVAECVVQLFPQLAQRTTEFSLLGAIAVDRYVAVCHPLRYNIIMSSRTCSAVVTVSWLFGFLYRIWPVNATFHLTYRKSNVVDNFFCDREQLLKLPCNNTIFLEFILFLMAVFVFFGSXVSTIVSYTYIISTILKIPSASGRRKAFSTCASHFTCIVIGYRCCLFLYVKPKQTQASDYNRVVSVMISIVTPFLNPFIFTLRNDKVIAALRDGGERCYQLFKS